A stretch of the Thermofilum adornatum genome encodes the following:
- a CDS encoding 50S ribosomal protein L37ae — MGKHTKVVGPAGRFGARYGATLRKKVAAIERKMKGKHRCPRCQAVGTVRRLSVGIWYCEKCGYKFAGGAWLPKTEAGKTFTPEELKQMGL; from the coding sequence ATGGGTAAACACACGAAAGTCGTCGGGCCAGCTGGACGCTTTGGCGCAAGGTACGGAGCCACACTCCGTAAAAAAGTCGCAGCAATAGAGAGAAAAATGAAGGGCAAACACAGGTGCCCAAGGTGCCAAGCAGTCGGCACGGTTAGGCGACTCAGCGTCGGCATCTGGTACTGCGAAAAATGCGGCTACAAATTCGCTGGCGGGGCCTGGCTGCCAAAGACAGAAGCTGGAAAAACATTCACACCAGAAGAACTAAAACAAATGGGACTCTAG
- the rsmA gene encoding 16S rRNA (adenine(1518)-N(6)/adenine(1519)-N(6))-dimethyltransferase RsmA, which yields MLREYVYGLAGLVGVRKRLGQHFLVDDLVAERVASLVEDRVVFEVGSGLGSLTLYMARKAEYIYGCEVDRVFLGLLKRELERRGVGNVDLMLCDATCFENSLSRHVAVSNTPFNLSSVLIVRLCYDLGLEEAFLGVQKEVADRVLASEGSRNYGRLSVIARLCYDAERLFDVSPYSFYPRPKVYTSFLRLVPRRDRDLKEVRVVEEFTKRVFPYINRKIARALEFGLQVDRRATRELLENCNISEEKRVRELSPREVACLAKKSLESHLF from the coding sequence ATGCTTAGGGAGTATGTGTATGGATTGGCGGGTCTTGTTGGGGTGAGGAAGCGTCTTGGCCAGCATTTTTTGGTTGATGATTTGGTCGCTGAGAGGGTTGCGTCTCTGGTAGAGGACAGGGTTGTCTTTGAGGTTGGGAGTGGCTTGGGCAGTTTGACTCTCTATATGGCCAGAAAAGCGGAGTATATCTATGGCTGTGAAGTTGACAGGGTTTTTCTGGGGCTTTTGAAGCGTGAGCTGGAGAGGCGGGGTGTCGGCAATGTGGATCTTATGCTTTGTGATGCTACGTGTTTTGAGAATAGTTTGTCGAGGCATGTTGCAGTGTCGAACACTCCGTTTAACCTGTCGTCTGTTCTGATTGTTAGGCTGTGTTATGACCTTGGTCTGGAAGAGGCTTTTCTGGGGGTTCAGAAGGAGGTTGCTGACCGTGTTCTCGCTAGTGAGGGGTCGAGGAACTATGGCAGGCTCAGTGTTATAGCACGGCTGTGTTATGATGCCGAGAGGCTGTTTGATGTTTCCCCCTACTCTTTCTATCCTAGGCCCAAGGTTTACACGTCTTTTTTGAGGCTTGTGCCTAGGCGGGACAGGGACCTCAAAGAGGTGAGGGTTGTTGAGGAGTTTACTAAGAGGGTTTTTCCCTACATAAACAGGAAGATAGCCAGGGCGCTTGAATTTGGCCTGCAAGTGGACAGGAGAGCGACGAGGGAGCTTCTCGAAAATTGTAATATTTCAGAAGAGAAAAGGGTTAGGGAGCTGTCCCCGAGAGAAGTGGCCTGTCTAGCGAAAAAGTCGCTAGAGTCCCATTTGTTTTAG
- a CDS encoding AAA family ATPase, with amino-acid sequence MTLLLRELEVEGFRVFRDPFKIKINEGLTVISGPVGSGKSSIISAIEYALYGTDANIDKKLYTRRDLVNDSSETARVSLLVEAEGEGLYKFERIITKSGKEKATLVLPSGETIQGAEAIKGLVEELTGLDFFEFSRSVAVSYVSLFLLAYGGPSARSNVIDRLLGIESVKELASSLSIKLFENKLNEIDSQIESIRELFGGETYETSGQEEYTVVKKELEGLKAEKEKLENEKKKLEPYAEKYQQIEQQIKGGEGALKVLEEQLKKGVLSMEEITEALIQVQEKLLSTAEKLQVPDSTRKKIENIEIGGKNLENVFGELEAAYSELTNIYYEKYEALKEQEAHLKELHGRLRAIEENLVNFERDVDNYEKAERIVEELKNKYGDEKELHQKIQELSRELDELQRASQMERYALVLKRHVAEKVAKNGEADCPVCGSKVTSEFLEKAKLDVSQGSKKMRDIEEKIRQLEERIKELKSALEDLRTYNLVIISLQDRYDTYHEMLDQKQQIEEELETENMEFQKAKAALEDIEVELKQARNELSRLRKEYAKIPLVNQAYEIKSNLSKLQANLSELKPYWEKYRELEEKIRELDSRINEKTQRLSFLEEKSEEIKRTMDKLEELRLERERIARMAQNISRIKGILINVHSELRKNKIHELNNTMNKLVKTMYPYTDIEEVRVRIRTPPKAEDRQPQKKYSTYVIEAKTSGNWLPFTSRMSDGQKTIIFLALALGISMLTNKKVGFVILDEPLPNVDTQIKISFLKNILPSLGLRQAIITTQAEDIAEKLEGVTLVKLKR; translated from the coding sequence ATGACGCTTCTCTTGAGGGAGCTTGAAGTTGAAGGATTCAGAGTCTTTAGGGATCCCTTCAAGATCAAGATAAATGAAGGCTTAACGGTTATCTCTGGACCAGTCGGATCCGGAAAGAGTAGCATCATCTCCGCCATCGAGTATGCCCTCTACGGGACAGACGCCAACATCGACAAGAAGCTTTACACCAGGCGGGATCTAGTAAATGATTCATCGGAAACGGCAAGGGTTTCACTGCTGGTCGAGGCTGAAGGGGAAGGTCTCTATAAGTTTGAACGTATAATAACGAAGAGTGGAAAAGAAAAAGCCACACTTGTGTTGCCAAGCGGTGAAACAATCCAGGGAGCCGAAGCGATAAAGGGTCTTGTCGAGGAACTCACCGGACTAGACTTCTTCGAGTTCTCTAGGAGCGTCGCTGTGAGCTATGTCTCGCTTTTCCTGCTCGCCTATGGTGGCCCGTCAGCTAGGAGCAATGTCATAGATCGATTGCTGGGGATAGAGTCTGTCAAGGAGCTTGCAAGTTCCCTCTCAATAAAACTCTTCGAAAACAAGCTCAACGAGATAGATTCACAGATAGAGAGCATTCGGGAACTATTCGGCGGAGAGACCTACGAGACAAGTGGCCAAGAAGAGTATACAGTTGTAAAGAAGGAGCTCGAGGGTCTTAAGGCAGAAAAGGAAAAGCTTGAAAACGAGAAAAAGAAGCTCGAACCCTACGCAGAGAAGTATCAACAAATAGAACAACAGATTAAGGGTGGAGAAGGGGCTTTAAAGGTTCTAGAAGAACAGCTAAAGAAAGGAGTTCTAAGCATGGAAGAAATAACAGAGGCTCTAATACAGGTTCAGGAAAAATTACTAAGTACAGCTGAAAAGCTCCAGGTACCCGATTCCACGAGAAAAAAAATAGAGAACATAGAGATAGGAGGCAAAAACCTGGAAAATGTTTTTGGAGAACTCGAGGCCGCTTATTCGGAGCTTACAAACATATACTACGAGAAATATGAAGCACTAAAGGAGCAAGAGGCCCACCTTAAGGAGCTCCATGGCAGGCTTAGAGCCATAGAGGAAAACCTTGTCAACTTTGAGAGGGACGTGGATAACTACGAGAAAGCCGAAAGAATAGTTGAAGAGCTAAAAAACAAGTATGGAGACGAAAAGGAGCTTCACCAGAAAATACAGGAGCTTTCTAGGGAACTCGATGAACTTCAGAGGGCAAGCCAGATGGAACGCTATGCACTTGTCTTGAAGAGACACGTTGCCGAGAAGGTTGCAAAGAACGGCGAGGCAGACTGTCCAGTATGCGGCTCCAAGGTAACGTCGGAGTTCCTTGAAAAGGCCAAGCTAGACGTGTCCCAAGGCTCAAAGAAGATGCGGGACATAGAGGAAAAAATAAGACAGCTGGAAGAAAGAATAAAAGAACTTAAATCCGCCCTCGAGGACCTCAGGACATACAACTTGGTTATTATTTCTCTACAGGACAGATATGACACCTATCATGAAATGTTAGACCAGAAACAGCAAATCGAGGAAGAGCTGGAGACAGAGAACATGGAGTTCCAGAAGGCTAAGGCAGCTCTCGAAGATATAGAGGTAGAGCTTAAACAGGCCAGGAACGAGCTTTCAAGGCTTCGAAAAGAATATGCAAAGATACCCCTCGTAAACCAGGCATACGAGATAAAGTCAAATTTATCCAAGCTTCAAGCCAATTTATCCGAGCTCAAACCATACTGGGAAAAATACAGAGAGCTCGAGGAAAAAATCAGGGAACTGGATAGCCGGATAAATGAGAAAACGCAAAGGCTAAGTTTTCTCGAAGAGAAGTCAGAGGAAATAAAAAGAACAATGGATAAATTGGAAGAACTCAGACTAGAACGTGAACGCATAGCCCGCATGGCACAAAACATCTCAAGGATAAAGGGTATCCTAATAAACGTCCACTCGGAGCTCAGAAAAAACAAGATCCATGAACTCAACAACACAATGAACAAGCTTGTGAAAACCATGTATCCATACACTGACATAGAAGAAGTTAGAGTACGCATCAGGACGCCCCCAAAAGCAGAGGACAGGCAACCCCAGAAAAAGTACAGCACCTACGTTATAGAGGCAAAAACCTCTGGAAACTGGCTCCCGTTCACCTCCCGTATGAGCGACGGACAAAAAACAATAATTTTCCTGGCTCTGGCACTCGGAATAAGCATGCTCACAAACAAGAAAGTCGGCTTCGTCATACTAGACGAGCCACTACCCAACGTAGACACACAGATCAAGATATCCTTCCTGAAAAACATTCTCCCCAGCCTAGGACTCAGACAAGCAATCATAACTACCCAAGCAGAAGACATAGCCGAAAAACTCGAAGGAGTCACACTCGTAAAACTAAAAAGGTAA
- the albA gene encoding DNA-binding protein Alba: MSVTEGSVLVGNKSVMNYVLAAVIQFNQGAKKVLIKARGRAISRAVDVAEIVRSRFLKGEVDVSSIKIGSETVGEGDKKRTISTIEILLEKKQ, encoded by the coding sequence ATGTCCGTGACAGAAGGAAGCGTACTAGTAGGAAACAAGAGCGTAATGAACTACGTCCTAGCAGCCGTCATACAGTTCAACCAGGGCGCCAAGAAGGTTCTCATAAAGGCAAGGGGAAGAGCAATCAGCAGGGCTGTCGACGTTGCAGAGATCGTCAGGAGCAGGTTCCTCAAGGGCGAAGTCGACGTTAGTAGCATAAAGATTGGCAGCGAGACTGTCGGCGAAGGAGACAAGAAGAGGACCATCAGCACCATCGAGATACTGCTCGAGAAAAAACAGTAA
- a CDS encoding PINc/VapC family ATPase gives MSEGKIYVPDTSAILSGVFREYILDGKVSGKVVVPAYLLNYFEEQARKGSSIGYSGVRELSLLREAVETMPEVVELEYVYELPGSVRGQRDLSPDVVSRLVALEVDGVLVTCDELSATVARSMGIDVWVLPPRGEKEFFLEKFFGPDVMSIHLKEGAKPYAKRGVPGQWSFVSLREEPLTREELEDYVRQIFEMVRTNTSTSFIEYEGVGVVIAQLDLYRVVITKPPFSDGIEITVTRPVARLRLEDYNLPKKLLERLEKQAEGILIAGAPGMGKTTFAQALAEYYYRKGKVVKTIESPRDMHLPADITQYSRNYATSEEIHDVLLLSRPDYTFFDEMRDTKDFELYADLRLAGVGMVGVVHATSPIDAVQRFIGRVELGMIPSIIDTVIYVKHGRVEKVYSLETTVKIPYGLKEEDLARPVVVVRDFLSGDPEYELYVFGERTFVVPIKRHSEKISVENYKMKNALERALFKIIGDSGYEITINDADAVVTIRVPVDEFNYLAGKPRRKLERIVRRYGYDLDLKPSLG, from the coding sequence ATGTCTGAAGGGAAGATATACGTCCCCGACACGTCTGCGATACTTAGCGGCGTGTTTCGAGAGTACATACTAGATGGGAAGGTGTCTGGCAAAGTCGTTGTTCCAGCGTACTTGCTGAACTACTTTGAAGAGCAGGCCCGTAAGGGTAGCAGTATTGGGTATAGTGGGGTCCGTGAGCTTAGCTTGTTAAGGGAGGCAGTCGAGACTATGCCAGAGGTTGTCGAGCTGGAGTATGTCTACGAGTTGCCGGGCTCTGTTAGGGGCCAGCGGGACCTGAGTCCAGACGTCGTGTCGAGGCTTGTGGCCCTGGAGGTCGACGGGGTTCTTGTGACGTGTGACGAGCTGTCCGCAACCGTTGCCAGGTCTATGGGTATAGATGTTTGGGTGTTGCCCCCTAGGGGGGAGAAGGAGTTCTTCTTGGAGAAGTTTTTTGGGCCCGACGTTATGAGTATACATTTGAAGGAGGGGGCCAAGCCGTACGCGAAGAGGGGGGTGCCTGGCCAGTGGAGCTTTGTCAGTCTGCGTGAGGAGCCGTTAACGAGAGAGGAGCTGGAGGACTACGTGAGGCAGATCTTTGAGATGGTTAGGACTAACACTAGCACGTCGTTTATCGAGTATGAGGGTGTAGGCGTCGTCATTGCACAGCTTGATCTTTATCGTGTGGTTATAACTAAGCCGCCCTTCTCAGACGGCATAGAGATAACTGTTACAAGGCCGGTCGCCAGGTTGCGGCTGGAAGACTACAATCTGCCTAAGAAGCTTTTGGAGAGGTTAGAGAAGCAAGCCGAGGGTATACTTATTGCGGGCGCGCCGGGCATGGGTAAGACCACTTTTGCCCAGGCCTTGGCGGAGTACTACTACAGGAAGGGCAAAGTTGTCAAGACGATTGAGTCTCCGAGGGACATGCACCTGCCAGCCGACATTACGCAGTATTCCAGGAACTACGCCACATCCGAGGAGATACACGACGTCCTGTTGCTGAGCAGGCCCGACTACACGTTTTTCGACGAGATGCGTGACACGAAGGACTTTGAGCTCTACGCGGATCTGAGGCTTGCAGGCGTGGGTATGGTTGGGGTTGTACATGCTACTTCGCCTATAGACGCTGTCCAGAGGTTTATCGGGAGGGTGGAGCTAGGAATGATTCCGTCGATTATTGACACTGTTATCTATGTTAAGCATGGACGTGTCGAGAAGGTCTACTCGCTTGAGACAACGGTCAAGATTCCTTACGGCTTGAAGGAGGAGGATTTGGCAAGGCCGGTGGTCGTCGTTAGGGACTTCTTGTCGGGGGACCCAGAGTACGAGCTATACGTGTTTGGTGAGAGAACCTTTGTGGTCCCGATCAAGCGCCACTCCGAAAAGATAAGCGTCGAGAACTACAAGATGAAGAATGCCTTGGAGAGGGCGCTCTTCAAGATTATTGGAGACAGTGGCTACGAGATAACCATCAACGATGCTGATGCAGTTGTAACAATCAGGGTGCCGGTCGACGAGTTTAATTATCTCGCCGGGAAGCCCAGGAGAAAGCTTGAAAGAATCGTGCGTAGATACGGCTACGACTTGGACTTGAAGCCGTCGCTGGGCTAG
- a CDS encoding ABC transporter permease — translation MSKAWIVAKKEIKDNIKSKRYWALVAILVLFGIALSTYLTVSITIGERQERLFTSFWSSFVGSLSFILPIIGISLGFSSISGERERGTIRLLLARPIYRDDLLNGKLIAGALLILLALFVSYSLIIPSAILLRGVNLTTTDVAKLLLLVVPAELIALVYLSISLFFSTVSNRSGTSLVLSIIAWILFHIIMPLLACLAAVMILGPPPALPTQTSGVPQIPPQAKDYYQKFTIIVGTILSIVPDQHFSTLASAIYGRQESQEIYVPEILTNAWVSLLVLTGYIIIFLALSYTVFVKRQENK, via the coding sequence ATGAGTAAGGCGTGGATAGTTGCAAAGAAAGAGATAAAAGACAACATAAAGAGCAAGAGATATTGGGCGCTTGTAGCCATCCTAGTACTTTTTGGCATAGCCCTCTCCACCTATCTAACTGTATCAATCACGATTGGAGAGAGACAGGAAAGACTCTTCACAAGTTTCTGGAGTAGCTTTGTCGGTTCCCTCTCCTTCATACTACCAATAATTGGAATATCCCTTGGCTTTAGCTCGATATCCGGGGAAAGAGAGAGGGGCACAATAAGACTCTTACTTGCTAGGCCAATATACAGAGACGACTTACTCAACGGAAAGCTTATCGCAGGGGCACTACTAATATTATTGGCACTCTTTGTCTCCTATTCCTTGATCATACCCTCAGCCATCCTGCTTAGAGGCGTGAACCTGACCACGACTGATGTCGCAAAGCTACTTCTCCTAGTAGTCCCAGCAGAGCTTATAGCCCTCGTGTATCTCTCGATATCTCTCTTCTTCTCGACAGTCTCCAACAGGTCGGGAACCTCGCTTGTCCTCTCAATCATAGCCTGGATACTCTTCCACATCATTATGCCCCTACTAGCCTGCTTGGCCGCCGTAATGATACTAGGACCACCACCAGCCCTACCAACACAGACAAGCGGAGTCCCACAAATCCCTCCACAGGCAAAAGACTATTACCAAAAATTCACAATCATCGTTGGCACCATTCTCTCCATTGTTCCGGATCAGCACTTCTCGACGCTTGCTTCAGCCATATATGGACGACAAGAATCCCAAGAAATCTATGTCCCCGAAATACTTACAAACGCATGGGTCTCCTTACTGGTTCTAACAGGATACATCATAATATTCCTAGCCCTCTCATACACAGTCTTCGTAAAAAGACAGGAAAACAAATAA
- a CDS encoding type II toxin-antitoxin system VapC family toxin, whose product MAEKIVVDTSILIDVLENGDEELFMKLSSRIALVPFVALYEYLYGYAYLGKSVEREKNVIEKLFSVVFLDQNILMKALELDVALSKEGYKVPQADVVIAATAISLGLPLLTRDLRHYPRFQKHGLKLLTEL is encoded by the coding sequence TTGGCTGAGAAGATAGTTGTGGATACGAGTATTCTCATAGATGTGTTAGAGAATGGAGACGAAGAGCTATTTATGAAGCTTTCAAGCAGAATAGCTTTAGTTCCGTTTGTAGCACTATACGAGTACTTATATGGCTATGCGTATCTAGGCAAGAGTGTTGAAAGGGAGAAAAATGTTATCGAGAAGCTCTTTAGTGTTGTCTTTCTTGATCAAAACATACTAATGAAGGCTCTTGAGCTTGATGTAGCGTTATCTAAGGAGGGCTATAAGGTTCCCCAGGCTGATGTGGTTATTGCTGCAACTGCTATATCTCTGGGTCTGCCATTGTTGACGCGTGACCTTCGACACTACCCTAGATTTCAGAAGCATGGTTTGAAGCTGTTGACAGAGCTATAG
- a CDS encoding ABC transporter ATP-binding protein, whose product MLIYQGVSKRFGGNVVLDGVSVEFRPGVVHALLGPNGSGKSTLMKMALGLVRPDSGRVVVGGVDPVRDPVSARRIVGYCPEEVVLYESLTPGELFSFVSSIYGIPNGFLRERIERLVRLFKLGDQVGKLCGELSLGNKRKLSLILALLHEPAVLILDEPFNGLDPESGRILKELLRKLASEGRTVVFSTHILEIAEAVADNVVILSRGRVVGAGSPKELKERLSAPDLESVFLRATGLSDEVKEMIRLLWGF is encoded by the coding sequence ATGCTGATTTATCAGGGTGTGTCCAAAAGGTTTGGGGGCAATGTTGTTTTGGACGGTGTTTCCGTGGAGTTTAGGCCGGGTGTTGTCCACGCGTTGCTGGGTCCTAATGGGTCGGGTAAGAGTACGCTTATGAAGATGGCTCTCGGCCTCGTGAGACCTGATTCTGGGCGTGTTGTGGTTGGTGGCGTTGACCCTGTGCGGGATCCGGTTTCTGCTAGGCGGATCGTTGGGTATTGTCCGGAGGAGGTTGTTCTTTATGAGAGTTTGACTCCTGGTGAGCTGTTCTCGTTTGTTAGCTCGATATATGGGATTCCCAACGGGTTTTTGAGGGAGAGGATTGAGCGTCTTGTGAGGCTTTTTAAGCTTGGGGACCAGGTGGGGAAGCTTTGTGGGGAGCTGAGCTTGGGGAACAAGAGGAAGCTTTCGCTGATTTTGGCCCTTCTCCACGAGCCTGCGGTGCTCATTTTGGATGAGCCTTTTAATGGTCTCGACCCGGAGTCTGGGAGGATTCTCAAGGAGCTTTTGAGGAAGCTTGCAAGTGAGGGGAGGACCGTCGTGTTTTCTACTCATATTCTCGAGATTGCCGAGGCTGTAGCTGACAATGTTGTTATTTTGAGTAGGGGGAGGGTTGTGGGAGCGGGGTCCCCGAAGGAGCTAAAGGAGAGGCTTTCGGCGCCCGACCTGGAGTCAGTTTTTCTTAGGGCTACTGGCCTCAGCGACGAGGTTAAGGAGATGATTAGGTTGCTGTGGGGGTTCTGA
- a CDS encoding pseudouridine-5'-phosphate glycosidase — protein MAIITVRIPEELKKKMREIDINWSEYIRSAIEKRIEEEKRKNIAKAVLLNEKLRKKSKGEPPAEEIIRTFRESRYGDSGN, from the coding sequence ATGGCAATCATTACCGTAAGGATCCCCGAAGAACTAAAAAAGAAAATGCGCGAAATAGACATAAACTGGAGCGAATACATCAGATCCGCCATAGAGAAAAGAATAGAAGAAGAAAAAAGAAAAAACATAGCCAAAGCAGTCCTACTAAACGAGAAACTCAGAAAAAAATCCAAGGGCGAACCACCCGCCGAAGAGATCATACGAACATTCAGGGAAAGCCGCTATGGAGACAGTGGTAATTGA
- a CDS encoding type II toxin-antitoxin system VapC family toxin: METVVIDASVAVKWFVEEHGTQKALELRDRYIDGELKLIAPQLFPYEVLNVLRYKHLFTIDELKTIGEALEAYSIDLYPLVGKLRDTTIQTAHENNITIYDASYIALAIIKNTTLYTADKKLKNKLTPQLRQLVKTLDEI, encoded by the coding sequence ATGGAGACAGTGGTAATTGACGCAAGCGTAGCAGTCAAGTGGTTCGTAGAAGAACACGGCACACAAAAAGCACTAGAACTAAGAGACCGCTACATAGATGGAGAACTAAAACTTATAGCCCCCCAACTATTCCCATATGAAGTACTAAACGTCCTGCGCTACAAACACCTCTTCACAATAGACGAGCTAAAAACAATAGGCGAAGCCCTCGAGGCCTATTCCATAGACCTATATCCACTAGTCGGGAAACTCCGTGACACAACAATCCAAACAGCACACGAAAACAACATAACAATCTACGACGCCTCATACATTGCACTAGCCATAATCAAAAACACAACACTTTACACCGCAGACAAAAAACTAAAAAACAAACTCACGCCCCAACTTAGACAACTAGTCAAAACACTAGACGAAATCTAA